Proteins from one Mesotoga infera genomic window:
- a CDS encoding McrC family protein produces the protein MPNKTFEALENFILANVSEKETEAIELLSLSARRGVGKVITARNYVGLIAMTDGTVIEILPKIAGDEISEDATKRIFLEMLKTLRDITFKDFNVSSLHVDRLNLFEIFIKMFLDEVTALAKQGLKSDYTPVEANEKFYKGKILTSQNIKYNLVNKQRFYVLYDDFNMNRPENRLIKSTLRFLLKATHDGRNRQHASQLLTLFDRVDYTESYYEDFSKCLTDRSMNHYDKALSWCRVFLLGNSFTAFAGSRVALALLFPMEKVFESFVAVKLRKLVGIGINIRTQDMTYSLFDTPRRAFALRPDIVLEFGKHEVVMDTKWKLLSDTERNSGISQSDMYQMYAYGKKYGADRIVLLYPYSDRISRTDIRYASNDNVKVDVRFVDLRNPDSSISDILSEVTDAVASSAGQGVARKREKTQ, from the coding sequence TTGCCTAATAAGACCTTTGAAGCACTGGAGAACTTTATTCTCGCCAATGTCTCTGAAAAGGAAACTGAGGCGATCGAACTTCTTTCGCTATCAGCTAGAAGAGGTGTTGGCAAGGTTATAACTGCTCGGAATTACGTTGGACTGATAGCGATGACTGATGGGACGGTAATCGAGATCCTGCCAAAAATCGCTGGCGACGAGATCAGCGAAGATGCCACAAAGCGTATCTTTCTTGAGATGCTTAAGACTTTAAGAGATATCACGTTCAAAGATTTCAACGTGTCTAGTCTTCATGTGGATCGACTAAACCTCTTTGAGATCTTCATTAAGATGTTCCTGGACGAGGTGACTGCACTTGCGAAACAGGGCCTTAAATCAGATTACACGCCAGTTGAAGCAAATGAGAAGTTCTACAAAGGCAAGATTTTGACTTCGCAGAACATCAAGTATAATCTGGTAAACAAACAGCGATTCTACGTTCTCTACGATGATTTCAATATGAACAGACCGGAGAACCGTCTGATCAAGTCCACGCTTCGCTTTCTTCTTAAAGCCACACATGACGGCCGTAACCGCCAACATGCTTCTCAATTGCTTACTCTCTTTGATAGGGTAGATTATACTGAAAGCTACTATGAGGACTTTTCGAAGTGTTTGACCGATCGCAGCATGAACCACTATGATAAGGCTCTGTCTTGGTGTCGTGTCTTCTTGCTGGGGAATAGCTTCACAGCATTTGCTGGCAGCAGAGTTGCGCTTGCGCTTCTCTTTCCTATGGAAAAGGTGTTCGAGAGTTTTGTGGCGGTGAAGCTTCGCAAGCTTGTCGGTATAGGTATCAACATCAGGACTCAGGATATGACTTATAGCCTCTTTGATACACCCAGGCGCGCCTTTGCTCTTCGCCCGGATATTGTGCTGGAATTCGGTAAGCATGAAGTCGTTATGGATACAAAATGGAAACTCCTCTCAGATACCGAGCGAAACAGTGGTATTTCGCAATCAGATATGTACCAGATGTACGCATATGGCAAGAAGTACGGGGCCGACAGGATTGTCTTGCTTTATCCCTATTCCGACAGGATCAGCAGGACCGATATCAGATACGCCTCCAATGACAACGTTAAGGTTGACGTGCGTTTCGTTGACCTCAGAAATCCCGATAGCAGCATTTCCGACATTCTGTCTGAGGTTACAGATGCTGTGGCTTCGAGCGCCGGGCAAGGAGTAGCCCGCAAGCGCGAGAAGACGCAGTAG
- a CDS encoding WD40 repeat domain-containing protein: MRKVISLSTLLILCCSEILLALLPNILTVSRNEGISVFKNSEETLVVSANNNGQIIVLDTVDNNLFSLTFDEIEAAFFEPDSSDNLIIITKTGMVDIWNLSTRQLIKSMKISSGISSAYIYGGELIVGRVDGTLEIWNYEHDYKASSPSPWFAHKGTITAICFCDSTQQLVTAGIDGYIKTWSYYKHTLIKSEYLENEAFITSMAITNDCEILVGTSDGAIIKYDKNLVQRYRYQSHNDKVTDIELLSKDIFISSSSDGLVKIWEKQTFLPLVSFQTGSKISSFQIVGDTIYIASNKGFQKFIYDSQKPEINGNTIQSFEPSSRTVLSFSVSDDSYILGVRVNGEELSIANEFNISVEFAGKYTVDAVDISGKTTTREFQILKYMWVVKPFEQYKAGDKISISNEDLNYYYSGDKRILKSLLSNFEPDTSPPFLTANTVQHSELGHEKTLHLSASDNSGSFIITVSNLDNRKSFTFASSNVSSIPIRVNSTGKYKITATDGFGNSSSLTIDLKLVPRKMFITNELSENFGQLVSIIGENETEYLVDELSSWVSKNYFSSILVDYFILEDSVIFSAKQSESEPLLLGGVSYTSGKLVEKIKTGDRGNSLLLNDPYSSYTVTIPYDPGSRPLKIARIPKLSIGYIIKNSFLVEVPVELDDMLWIRLSSDSGNDTEVIYFLPGKIVDGNVLQLSFEPVPRFKYPLYIEALLSNGDYILITAMVSNTTYIIAVLVSIFIFALLLILIFRIKAIRILILLISAAIVVAYFANWFGLLPSKLQLINTEGKNFVEQPEGYSNSSTELIIRHQELSKRISLLPLQLESINMKIDEWCSYKVQTTNAKAYRLSVLEDLLSKRSTLITLTKRTLDELEKLYVKVKADEHLSSFDENQIDNSLKALDELLNAALPVSPNDYRW; the protein is encoded by the coding sequence TTGAGAAAAGTAATTTCTCTCTCAACCTTATTAATACTCTGTTGTTCAGAAATTCTTCTAGCACTTCTACCAAATATCTTGACAGTTTCTAGAAATGAAGGCATATCTGTTTTTAAAAATTCTGAAGAGACTCTTGTAGTTTCAGCAAATAATAATGGTCAGATTATTGTATTGGATACAGTTGATAATAATTTGTTTAGTCTTACTTTTGATGAAATTGAAGCAGCTTTTTTTGAACCTGATTCTTCCGATAATTTAATAATAATCACAAAGACAGGGATGGTGGATATCTGGAATCTATCAACGAGGCAATTGATAAAAAGTATGAAAATTTCTTCGGGAATTTCAAGTGCATATATATATGGCGGGGAACTTATAGTTGGGAGGGTTGATGGCACACTTGAGATCTGGAATTACGAACACGACTACAAAGCTTCTAGCCCCTCTCCATGGTTTGCACATAAAGGGACTATAACTGCTATCTGCTTTTGTGATAGTACACAACAACTAGTTACAGCTGGAATCGACGGGTATATAAAGACCTGGTCGTACTATAAACATACTCTTATCAAGTCAGAGTATTTGGAAAATGAAGCTTTCATAACTTCCATGGCTATTACCAACGATTGTGAGATTCTTGTAGGAACATCTGATGGAGCAATAATAAAATATGATAAGAACCTAGTACAAAGATACCGTTATCAAAGTCATAATGACAAAGTAACTGATATTGAATTGCTTTCCAAAGATATTTTTATATCGTCTTCTAGCGATGGTTTAGTTAAAATTTGGGAGAAACAGACATTTCTTCCATTGGTTTCTTTTCAAACTGGAAGTAAGATCTCCAGTTTTCAAATTGTTGGCGATACTATCTATATTGCTTCAAATAAAGGATTTCAGAAATTCATTTACGATTCTCAAAAGCCAGAGATAAACGGAAACACTATTCAAAGCTTTGAACCTTCAAGCAGAACGGTTTTAAGTTTTTCGGTTTCGGATGATAGTTATATATTGGGAGTTAGAGTCAATGGTGAGGAACTTTCAATAGCAAACGAGTTCAATATTTCTGTTGAATTTGCTGGAAAATATACCGTTGATGCAGTAGATATTTCAGGTAAAACTACTACCAGAGAATTTCAAATTCTGAAGTACATGTGGGTTGTTAAACCCTTTGAACAGTATAAAGCTGGAGACAAGATCTCTATAAGCAATGAAGATTTGAACTACTATTATTCTGGAGACAAGAGAATATTGAAGAGTCTACTTTCCAACTTTGAACCCGACACATCTCCTCCATTTCTCACCGCAAACACTGTTCAGCACAGTGAATTGGGCCATGAGAAAACACTACATCTTTCTGCCAGTGATAACAGCGGCTCTTTTATAATCACTGTAAGTAATCTTGACAATCGAAAATCCTTCACATTTGCCTCGAGCAACGTGAGCTCTATTCCTATTCGGGTTAATAGTACAGGAAAATACAAGATCACAGCAACAGATGGTTTCGGTAATTCTTCTAGCTTAACTATAGACCTCAAACTTGTTCCAAGGAAGATGTTCATTACTAACGAACTCTCTGAAAACTTTGGTCAATTAGTTTCGATAATTGGAGAAAATGAGACTGAGTATCTCGTAGACGAGTTGAGTAGTTGGGTATCAAAGAACTATTTCTCTTCTATCTTGGTTGATTATTTCATTTTGGAGGACTCTGTTATATTCAGTGCAAAGCAATCTGAAAGTGAGCCACTCTTACTTGGTGGAGTAAGTTACACTTCTGGGAAACTTGTGGAAAAGATAAAAACAGGTGATCGAGGAAACAGCTTATTACTTAACGATCCTTATAGTTCATATACAGTTACAATCCCTTACGATCCAGGATCTAGACCTCTTAAAATTGCTAGAATTCCAAAACTATCTATCGGATATATAATTAAAAACTCTTTTCTTGTAGAAGTTCCAGTTGAACTTGACGATATGCTCTGGATAAGACTATCCTCAGACAGTGGTAACGACACCGAAGTTATATACTTCTTGCCGGGAAAAATTGTGGATGGAAATGTTCTACAACTCTCTTTCGAGCCAGTGCCGAGATTCAAATATCCTTTATATATTGAAGCCTTGTTGAGCAACGGCGACTATATTCTTATCACTGCAATGGTTTCGAATACAACATATATAATAGCGGTATTAGTTTCAATATTTATATTTGCTCTTCTACTGATTCTGATCTTCAGAATTAAAGCAATTCGAATTTTGATATTATTGATTTCAGCAGCCATTGTAGTAGCTTATTTTGCTAATTGGTTCGGCCTTTTGCCTTCGAAGCTCCAATTGATTAACACAGAGGGGAAAAACTTTGTCGAGCAGCCTGAAGGATACAGCAATTCTTCAACTGAACTGATAATAAGGCATCAAGAGCTATCAAAAAGGATAAGCTTACTACCTCTTCAGCTTGAAAGCATCAATATGAAAATTGATGAATGGTGTTCTTATAAGGTTCAGACAACCAATGCCAAAGCTTACAGACTCTCAGTCTTGGAAGACCTACTTTCGAAGAGAAGTACCCTTATTACACTTACGAAGCGAACTCTTGATGAATTGGAAAAACTATATGTGAAGGTCAAGGCTGATGAACATCTTAGTAGTTTTGATGAAAACCAGATAGATAACTCGCTCAAAGCTTTGGATGAACTTCTCAATGCAGCTCTACCGGTCTCACCTAACGATTACCGCTGGTAA
- a CDS encoding WGR domain-containing protein, with amino-acid sequence MPSIYLEKVIPESNMRRFYFISDEHQTTFVGYPVTIIFGRISERATFVTKVFPTEARARRYFNRQMRIRQRRRYAVVKPPYLREKNEKPIQLGLPLY; translated from the coding sequence TTGCCATCGATTTACCTGGAGAAAGTGATACCCGAGAGTAATATGAGACGGTTCTATTTCATTAGCGACGAACACCAGACCACGTTTGTCGGTTATCCTGTCACCATTATTTTCGGAAGGATCTCCGAACGCGCGACGTTCGTGACTAAAGTCTTCCCGACGGAGGCCAGGGCACGCAGGTATTTCAACAGGCAGATGCGTATAAGGCAGAGGCGTCGTTACGCAGTGGTCAAGCCACCGTACCTGAGGGAGAAGAATGAGAAGCCCATACAGCTGGGCCTTCCTCTGTATTAA
- a CDS encoding zf-HC2 domain-containing protein has translation MSSKTDKIITPHVDQETVLKMVSGELDPMEKVVMELHIKGCKSCRKIYEESKKRIQVLNNWSIDTLKNLKKADKRIVISGIGLSGVECARCVSYMDRRTCFVLEGEILFGNALENTEYLLLLVDASYGAVSGDYIERIAIAKSNGTKVLTLVFSSRTGLMCTEELKRFIIAVGEVSEKLLVPVGFPSIRRSPEEICRLGLDVLSQLGSKAMLFVSDNEFCMLSDNFLYAMIERVEHVLNPLTLVKKIKNILKKLPGSNSRKSVAIIFRTSKLDSNRGLNFATIEKQIKKALAGYSIAIRIDPELGDDIISATLIIGLSKVDDIIIAERVAKTSRFSRKPAYWATGLGLSALAALAFFLVMENRNIENYRKQLFNRLDNLRAIIYKNYDISSSKLDTYNETMYYSGKYLQNLSNSLNLWEIRLINYEMQLSFADSIKKLSTIDKMLENIEWQFWEEILRISQEESPRNMFN, from the coding sequence ATGAGTTCGAAAACTGACAAGATAATTACCCCTCATGTAGATCAAGAAACAGTGTTAAAGATGGTTTCCGGAGAGCTGGATCCTATGGAGAAGGTTGTGATGGAGTTACATATAAAGGGATGTAAATCTTGTAGGAAAATCTACGAGGAATCAAAAAAGAGAATCCAGGTTCTGAACAACTGGTCTATTGATACGTTGAAAAATCTCAAAAAAGCCGACAAAAGGATCGTGATAAGTGGGATAGGGTTATCGGGGGTCGAGTGTGCCAGGTGTGTTTCATATATGGACAGACGAACCTGCTTTGTACTGGAAGGAGAGATTCTCTTCGGTAATGCTCTTGAAAACACAGAGTATCTTCTACTGCTTGTAGATGCTTCTTATGGGGCTGTCAGCGGTGATTACATAGAGAGAATCGCAATTGCCAAAAGCAATGGTACAAAAGTTCTCACCTTGGTATTCTCATCACGCACAGGCCTTATGTGTACTGAGGAGCTTAAGAGATTCATAATTGCAGTCGGAGAAGTCAGTGAAAAACTGCTAGTCCCCGTGGGATTTCCTTCAATTAGGAGATCACCTGAAGAAATCTGTCGTTTAGGATTGGATGTTCTCAGCCAACTCGGTTCGAAAGCTATGCTATTCGTTAGTGATAACGAGTTTTGTATGCTCTCAGACAACTTCTTATATGCAATGATAGAAAGAGTCGAGCATGTACTCAACCCCTTGACTCTAGTTAAGAAGATCAAAAACATCCTAAAAAAGCTCCCGGGAAGTAACTCGAGAAAATCAGTGGCAATAATTTTCCGTACGTCGAAACTAGATTCTAATAGAGGTCTTAATTTTGCTACAATTGAAAAGCAAATAAAAAAAGCTTTAGCTGGGTATTCAATTGCGATAAGAATTGATCCGGAATTAGGGGACGATATCATAAGCGCCACTTTGATCATAGGTTTGTCGAAAGTTGATGATATTATCATAGCCGAAAGAGTTGCAAAAACCTCCCGCTTCTCGAGAAAACCGGCTTACTGGGCAACTGGACTTGGCTTGTCTGCATTAGCAGCTCTTGCTTTCTTCTTGGTAATGGAAAACAGAAACATTGAGAATTACAGGAAGCAATTATTCAATAGACTCGATAACCTTAGAGCGATTATCTACAAGAACTACGATATCAGTTCATCAAAGCTTGATACCTACAATGAAACCATGTATTACAGCGGGAAATACTTGCAGAATTTGTCTAACAGTCTGAACTTGTGGGAAATTAGATTAATCAATTACGAAATGCAGTTAAGCTTTGCCGATTCAATTAAGAAACTCTCCACTATCGACAAGATGCTGGAGAACATCGAATGGCAATTCTGGGAAGAGATATTGAGAATTTCTCAGGAAGAATCTCCCAGAAATATGTTCAACTAA
- a CDS encoding site-specific integrase, translating into MEEVQPIRDTKKIDAMKSIMKGESNYRDLLLFTLGINTGLRISDILALKWSSFINGGSRLLKAGDQLNVMEIKTKKVKTFVINKSVAEALKLYYDSLDSVSPEDPVFLSRKTAKGELKPITRIAAWQMLNRYANMVGLDEGIGTHTLRKTFGYHLYKKGVALEYIQKMLNHSSPAITLRYIGITQEQLNDIYVELNL; encoded by the coding sequence ATGGAGGAAGTCCAGCCGATACGAGACACTAAGAAGATCGACGCGATGAAGTCAATTATGAAGGGTGAATCCAACTACCGGGACCTTCTTCTCTTCACTCTGGGTATTAACACCGGACTGAGGATCTCGGACATACTCGCCCTGAAGTGGAGCAGCTTCATAAACGGTGGAAGTAGACTTCTGAAGGCAGGGGATCAGCTGAATGTAATGGAGATCAAGACGAAGAAGGTGAAGACGTTTGTTATAAACAAGTCGGTCGCGGAAGCGTTGAAGCTGTATTACGATTCTCTCGATAGTGTATCTCCCGAGGATCCTGTATTTCTGTCACGAAAAACCGCTAAAGGCGAACTGAAACCCATAACACGCATCGCCGCCTGGCAGATGCTGAATAGATATGCGAATATGGTCGGACTGGATGAGGGGATCGGCACGCACACGCTCCGCAAGACCTTCGGCTATCACCTGTACAAAAAAGGCGTGGCTCTAGAGTACATTCAGAAGATGCTTAACCATTCCTCGCCGGCGATAACCCTGCGGTATATTGGTATCACCCAGGAGCAGCTTAACGATATCTATGTGGAGCTGAACTTATAA
- a CDS encoding transposase family protein, with translation MRNLEEMLKTLDRDLVLTETVIHENRIELHTKMAREEAICPYCGAKSRSVHKIYIKTIADLPVQDKEVRIVLQRRVFFCKNPECAKSQFAERYSFVEDYGRRTKRLNERIIELAANMSALKAEGVVSNGLVEISDDTILRMLKKTAVK, from the coding sequence ATGAGGAACTTGGAAGAGATGCTGAAGACACTTGACCGGGATTTAGTACTGACCGAAACAGTGATTCACGAGAACAGAATAGAGTTACATACGAAGATGGCGAGGGAAGAAGCAATCTGTCCGTATTGTGGAGCGAAATCGAGGAGTGTACACAAGATATATATCAAGACAATTGCCGATCTGCCGGTTCAAGACAAAGAGGTGAGGATAGTATTGCAGAGAAGGGTGTTCTTCTGCAAGAATCCAGAGTGCGCTAAGTCGCAATTCGCAGAGAGATACTCTTTCGTGGAGGACTATGGAAGAAGAACGAAAAGGCTGAACGAAAGAATAATCGAACTGGCAGCCAACATGAGCGCTCTGAAAGCAGAGGGAGTTGTCAGTAATGGGCTTGTCGAGATATCGGACGATACGATACTGAGGATGTTAAAAAAAACAGCAGTCAAGTAA
- a CDS encoding type II toxin-antitoxin system PemK/MazF family toxin produces MEKPVKGDVVVIPFPFSDLTGAKKRPALVIADAGGDDIIMCQITSRTIKDELAIVIDQVDFIQGGLNQPSNVRPNKVFTADKRIVLYRAGRVTHQTLEKIVSSVVDILQKR; encoded by the coding sequence GTGGAAAAACCTGTAAAGGGTGATGTTGTGGTAATTCCCTTCCCTTTCTCTGATCTCACCGGAGCTAAAAAGCGACCTGCGTTAGTTATCGCGGATGCCGGCGGCGATGATATCATAATGTGTCAGATCACAAGCCGGACAATTAAAGATGAGCTTGCAATAGTTATCGACCAGGTGGATTTCATACAGGGTGGTCTGAATCAACCAAGCAACGTGAGACCTAACAAGGTTTTCACTGCGGATAAGAGAATAGTATTATACAGAGCTGGCAGGGTCACCCATCAAACCTTAGAAAAAATAGTATCTTCAGTAGTAGATATACTTCAGAAGAGATAA